The following proteins are co-located in the Enoplosus armatus isolate fEnoArm2 chromosome 10, fEnoArm2.hap1, whole genome shotgun sequence genome:
- the LOC139291272 gene encoding transcription cofactor vestigial-like protein 1, whose product MDGRTDSPMAVKVEEHSQCVILTYFQGDINSMVDAHFTRALSKVCKAKAPPAKTKKIRKTIKLEDTNTCQGSAVDSFSESQVPPVAGRLVSFSPADDAPGSWHSFTARAGEGPGLPSIAYSLSPQGLSLTGQQYATSLLNLLHNDRGEMGPSMASSSKPELHPGWTVPQGFRESVDPGVGYEPGGRLDKKDLYWY is encoded by the exons ATGGACGGCAGAACAGACAGTCCGATGGCTGTGAAGGTGGAGGAGCATTCTCAGTGTGTCATCCTGACTTACTTCCAGGGTGACATCAACAGCATGGTGGATGCTCACTTCACCCGTGCCCTCAGCAAAGTCTGCAAGGCCAAGGCACCAccagcaaagacaaagaaaatccgTAAAACTATTAAATTGG AGGACACCAACACCTGTCAGGGAAGTGCTGTTGACTCTTTCTCCGAGTCACAGGTCCCTCCTGTTGCAGGACGTCTTGTGAGCTTCAGCCCTGCGGACGACGCTCCTGGCTCATGGCACTCGTTCACTGCCAGGGCAGGAGAGGGCCCGGGGTTGCCGTCCATTGCATACTCCCTGTCCCCACAAGGGTTGAGTCTTACTGGACAGCAATACGCCACATCCCTGCTCAACCTACTGCATAATGACCGGGGTGAGATGGGACCCAGCATGGCCTCCAGCTCCAAGCCAGAACTGCATCCCGGCTGGACGGTGCCACAAGGGTTTAGAGAGTCCGTGGACCCTGGTGTAGGCTATGAACCTG gaGGGCGTCTGGATAAGAAGGACTTGTACTGGTATTGA